The Chamaesiphon minutus PCC 6605 DNA window ATCACTACCCTCTACCTGTGCTACTTACCCTCAACTCACTACTGGCTGCACTGACATTTTATACCTGCTTTCCGATCTCGCCGAAGCTTCAATTGGATTTCACCAGAATCGCTCGATGGGCACCTGCAATCGGGTTGTTATTGGGTGGAGGATTGGGATTGGTAGATCTGGGCTTAGATTGGCTACAAATGCCCATATCGATTCGATCGGGTATGATCGTGGTGTTATGGATTTGGTGGACGGGCGGATTGCATCTCGATGGGGCAATGGATAGTGCCGATGGCTTGGCAGTCCAAGATCCCGACAGAAGGTTGACGGTGATGTCAGATAGCGTTACTGGCGCATTTGGGGCGATGGTAGCGGTAGTTATCATCTTACTCAAAACTTGCGCCCTAACTGCAATTACTGGCGATCGAATCTGGATTTTACCGTTAGTTGCAGGCTGGAGTCGCTGGGGACAAGTACTTTCGATCGGTTTGTATCCCTATCTCAAAATCCAAGGCAAGGGCGCATTTCACCGCAAAGGACTAAATATACCTAATGACATCTTACTGGGACTGTTCTTTGTCTTGGCTGTAACTGGATGCCAGATCTATTTACAACCCGCAAATTGGTTGGCGATCGGGATAAGATCGATCGCTAGTTGTGGGATTGCCGTTTTAGTTGGGTATTATTTTCATCGCCGTTTGGGCGGACATACTGGCGATACCTATGGTGCAGTTGTGGAGTGGTCAGAAACATTTATCTTGTGTCTGTGTACGATTCCAATCTCCTAGTTCGGGATAAGAATACTGCTCCGTTCGGGCATTGCCCTCAAATGAATTAGTTGCTCAGAGCGAAAGTCCACTTCAGTGGACTGAAGAATCTGGCAGTCCACTTCAGTGGACTTCTACTCTTAGCCCGTTGGCGAAGCCTATCCGAAGGCTACACTTATAGTTCAGGGCGGTGATAGAACGAAGCTAACAATTTTTGAATGGAGAGAGATCCTTAAACCCGAACTCAGGTCTTCTCAGTCCGCGATTTCGATCGCAGGCACTCGACTTTGTGTAATATTCTCCGAAAATTTGTTATTATTAGAAGGTTGTCTAAAAATTCGCACATTCAGGAATTCGGGTGTTTCACAACGAAATACAGCCTGGATGGAGGATAAACCCGATTAGGAGTAAAGAATCTTATGCCAGTAGTAACCTTGGCGCAAATGATGGAGTCTGGCGTCCACTTCGGACACCAAACCAGACGTTGGAACCCCAAAATGGCTCCATACATCTTCACTGCGCGCAACGGCGTACACATTATCGACTTGGTGCAAACCGCCCAGTTGATGGAAGAAGCCTATACGTATATGCGGACAGCCGCAGAACAAGGCAAACGGTTTCTGTTTGTCGGTACCAAACGTCAAGCAGCAGGTATCATCGCACAAGAAGCGAGTCGGTGTGGTGCAGCGTACATCAACCAACGGTGGTTGGGGGGAATGCTTACCAACTGGACGACGATCAAAAGTCGGGTCGAACGCTTGAAAGATCTCGAACGTCGTGAAGCCAGCGGCGCGCTAGATTTGTTACCCAAGAAAGAAGCTTCCGTACTGCGACGGGAAATGGCTAAACTCCAGAAATATCTGGGTGGGATCAAGAATATGCGCAAGGTACCCGATATCGTCATTGTTGTCGATCAACGACGGGAATATAACGCGATGTTGGAATGCCAAAAGCTAAACATTCCGATTGTCTCGCTACTAGATACCAACTGCGACCCCGACTTGGTTGATGTAGCTATCCCCGCGAATGACGATGCAATTCGTTCCGTCAAACTAATCCTCGGCAAACTCGCCGATGCGATTTATGAAGGTCGTCACGGTCAACTTGAAGGTGCCGATATCGATCCTTACGATGGCTATGAAGACGTTGAAGACGACTTCGATGAAGAAGGAGAATTTGCTGAAGCTGCTGATGAAGGCAGCGAAGGCTAAAATTAGGGAATAGGGATTAGGGATTGTTGCAGCAATTATTTAGTTAATTGTGAGGCTGGGGGAAAGGGGAAAGGGAAAAGGGGAAAGGGATGAATGCATCATGTAATTTACCCCTTACCCTTTACCCCTTACCCTTTACCCCTTGACCTTTACCCCTCTACCAAAAACCATCTCGAACACAGATAAAGGAAAATGGCTGAAATAACTGCAAAGATGGTTCAAGAACTGCGCCGCCAGACGGGTGCAGGTATGATGGACTGTAAAAAAGCTTTAGGCGAAACTGAAGGCGATTTGACCAAAGCGTCAGAATGGCTGCGTCAAAAAGGCATGGTTGCTGCTGGCAAAAAAAGTGACAGAGTAACTGCTGAAGGCTTAGTCGATAACTATATTCAAGCCGACGGCAAAACTGGCGTGTTAATCGAAGTCAACTGTCAAACAGACTTTGTGGCACGCAACGATGCTTTCAAAGAATTAGTCCAAAGTCTGGCACACCAAGCGATTACTGCCGATAGCGTCGATGCACTTTTGACTCAACCCTATGCGGCTGACAGTAGCATCAAAGTATCAGAAGCAATTGTCCAATCGATCGCCAAAATTGGTGAAAATCTCAACGTGCGTCGCTTAGCTAACTATCACGTTGCTGATGATACTCAAGGTGCTGTTGATTGCTACATCCACACTGGTGGCAGAGTCGGCGTATTGTTAGAAGTCGGGTGTACTTCTGCAAAAGTGGCAGACAGCGATGATTTCAAAGTATTAGCCAGGAACTTGGCAATGCAAGTTGCTGCCTGTCCTAATGTCGAGTATATCAACGTCTCCGAAATTCCTGAAGCGATCGCAGCTAAGGAAAAAGAAATCGAAATGGGACGCGACGATATTGCCAATAAACCCGACAATATCAAAGAAAAGATCGTCCAAGGACGTATCGACAAACGCCTTAAAGAAATGACCTTAGTAGATCAACCCTACATTAAGGATCAAAATATCACGGTAACTGAGTTGATCGCTCAAACTACCAAACAGTTGGGCGAAGATATTACAGTCCGCCGTTTCACTCGCTTTATCCTCGGCGAAGGGATCGAGAAAGTCGAATCTGATTTCGCTGCTGAAGTTGCAGCTCAAATGGGCAAAGCCTAAGTTATTAGGTAATATCAATAAAAAAGATAGGTCTAAATTTAGACCTATCTTTTTTATTGATAGGTCGAAGGTACAATTCCTACAAATTCATTTATCGATTTAGCAAGATATTTAAATCAATAATTCTGATAATTGTTTGAGATTGCAATCGATGTTATTGAAAACGGGGATATCAGTAAATTCAGCTAACTCTCGTAGAAATAATGGCGAACTAGAACACACACCCGAAATAGCATCTGGAACTAGGCCAAATTCCTGCTTGAGGACATTTAAGCCCCCGATCGCACCAAAAGTATCATGAGCGGCAAATATCAGCTTGTGAATCCGCGATCGCACGTCTGGAGACTTCAATAATAGTGCTGTTTCTCGTTGTAAAATTCCGTCTGCTAATTCAACACACCAATAATTTTTAGGATTATTAGCATACTTAAGATCGAGATCGTTAAATATTTTCACTACTTCTTTTTCTTCTAAAAGGTAAGTAGATGGAAATCCAAAATGTGTAAAGTCATTAACGATCGAAGCTCCCGCATCTTGCATGTGCAAAATATCTTTAAGACTAGCAGTACCCGTCACCTTAGAAGCACGAACATCATATCCCATGGTAGTCAACGCCCAACAACAAGCTGTCGCACTAGTACTCTTACCAGAGTTCATACTAGTCCCGATAAATAGAATTAATTTGGATCTATCTTCTTTTTTCTCCGTTTTCTTGGGTTGAATTAACGGATAGTTACGGGTATTAACAACTTCACCAGTGGAATCACAAATATAACCTAATATTTTGATCTGAGTAGGTTCTTTAACCGATGAGTTTTTAACTTGGACATTGCCAATAATACCCGATCGAGCCAACAGATCGACCTTATTTGTCATCGTTAGCGGGATAGTTCCTTCATAAAAATCCGGCGCATAGCGATTCCCAAATACAAAGATCGCTGTCGAGCCTTCATTGAGCCTGTGAATTCTTCCCGATTTATTCTCTAGTTCGACATGTTGCCCGAGTCTAGTAACTTTCCCATAGACAACATCACCATTTTCTGGTTGTTTTTCTAGAAAATTATAATATTTAATTTGCTTTCTACTAATCGTGTATGCAGCACTAGGAAGAATATACCAGTCAGGAATCTTGTGCATATGAATCATCACGAACGATTTACACTATTTTCCTGCCACTCGATCGATCCACGCTGTGCTATTTTATGCAATCTGCAATAACTTTTCTAAAGGATCGCGCTTTTTATCACGATTACGGTGTGTTATCGCGCCAGCCTAACGCACCAGAACTAATAAAATATCACGATCGATCTAAATCTTTCGCCGCCAATATACGCGGTACAACAATCAAAAAATAAGTCCACCACAGCACAATTAATGCCCCTACTGGCACAGTTAACCAAAAAGTATGAAATACCAGCCAACTACCTGCAATGATAATTATCCCAGTCAAGATAATCGTCCACGGCTGACACCACCAAGGCTTAGATTCCCAAAGGTTTGTCTTGCTCACGATTTAATTAATTATTTTACTTAGATTAATCATAGTGCTAAACTCGATCGAGAAATATTAACTCAGCGCAAACAATGTTTAGGGAACGCACTAGATCTGGGACAGCAT harbors:
- a CDS encoding DUF6737 family protein; the protein is MSKTNLWESKPWWCQPWTIILTGIIIIAGSWLVFHTFWLTVPVGALIVLWWTYFLIVVPRILAAKDLDRS
- the rpsB gene encoding 30S ribosomal protein S2, whose amino-acid sequence is MPVVTLAQMMESGVHFGHQTRRWNPKMAPYIFTARNGVHIIDLVQTAQLMEEAYTYMRTAAEQGKRFLFVGTKRQAAGIIAQEASRCGAAYINQRWLGGMLTNWTTIKSRVERLKDLERREASGALDLLPKKEASVLRREMAKLQKYLGGIKNMRKVPDIVIVVDQRREYNAMLECQKLNIPIVSLLDTNCDPDLVDVAIPANDDAIRSVKLILGKLADAIYEGRHGQLEGADIDPYDGYEDVEDDFDEEGEFAEAADEGSEG
- the tsf gene encoding translation elongation factor Ts is translated as MAEITAKMVQELRRQTGAGMMDCKKALGETEGDLTKASEWLRQKGMVAAGKKSDRVTAEGLVDNYIQADGKTGVLIEVNCQTDFVARNDAFKELVQSLAHQAITADSVDALLTQPYAADSSIKVSEAIVQSIAKIGENLNVRRLANYHVADDTQGAVDCYIHTGGRVGVLLEVGCTSAKVADSDDFKVLARNLAMQVAACPNVEYINVSEIPEAIAAKEKEIEMGRDDIANKPDNIKEKIVQGRIDKRLKEMTLVDQPYIKDQNITVTELIAQTTKQLGEDITVRRFTRFILGEGIEKVESDFAAEVAAQMGKA
- the cobS gene encoding adenosylcobinamide-GDP ribazoletransferase, which produces MLLTLNSLLAALTFYTCFPISPKLQLDFTRIARWAPAIGLLLGGGLGLVDLGLDWLQMPISIRSGMIVVLWIWWTGGLHLDGAMDSADGLAVQDPDRRLTVMSDSVTGAFGAMVAVVIILLKTCALTAITGDRIWILPLVAGWSRWGQVLSIGLYPYLKIQGKGAFHRKGLNIPNDILLGLFFVLAVTGCQIYLQPANWLAIGIRSIASCGIAVLVGYYFHRRLGGHTGDTYGAVVEWSETFILCLCTIPIS